AGTCTAAAGGCAATCAAGGtcagtcatttttattatagaaaaacaatattttaacaGTTTGAGTTGTATGGGATCtaactgtgtttgtgctgtatcCTCAGGTGAGGTAGACATTGTTGAACTACATATAAAGGCCTTGACTGAAGCTGGAGTTAAAGCTAAAGACATAGCTGTTATTGCCCCATACAATTTACAAGTAAGTCACCGATTTAAGGACCTGTATCTTAAAATATATCTGAACTCTGCCACTACTGTTATAATGCAAAAATAAGTTTTCTACATTtctttaataaagaaaatacacacttaaacagtaaataaaataacaaccCCCCGCCCAAATAGAAAATATAACTTTTTAAACAGTTGTGTCTGAAAATGACCCAGTGCTTTGGTTTCAATGTTTTTATCTCTGTAAAGGTTGATCTTCTGCGGCAGAAACTGTCCACGAGGCATCCAGAACTGGAGGTAAAGTCGGTGGATGGATTTCagggcagagagaaggaggctgTGGTGTTGTCATTAGTTCGATCCAACAGAAAGggtaatttttatttatttattttctgctgtgaagTCTTATCTGTTGCCACCGCACCATGAATGTTAGCAGAATCAATTtacatatatacaaacatatttgttcatgcttttattttaggGGAAGTTGGCTTTCTGGCAGAGGACAGAAGAATAAATGTGGCTGTTACACGCGCGAGACGCCACATTGCTGTAGTGTGCGACACGCAAACTGTCAAGAATCATGCTTTCTTAAAATCCCTGATCGATCATATGACTGCGTTTGGTGAGGTCAGAACTGCTTTTGAGTACATCCAAGATATTGTACCACAGAACTACACCCGTGACCACAAAGACACTAAGGCTAACACCGCCAGCAGCTCCACATTTACCaaacaaaaggtcaaaaatCAGACTGCCAGCAAGGCCAAGCAAGGGCAGAAGAAATCCACTGGTAGCAGCGGTAAGGAAAATACTGCAGGTTCAGAGAAGCATGCAAAATCCTGCACATTGACActgacagaggaagaacagaACAAGAACAGATACACTGAGATCAGAGAACAGGTGGAGAACTTTCTGAAAGACTTAAATCAGAGTGAACTACAGTTCCCATCATCCTTTAACTCTCATGACCGCCTGCTGGTTCACCAGATCTCTGAGGAGCTGGGCCTGGTGCATGAGAGCAAAGGTGAAGGGAAGGACAGGTGCATCACTGTCTCCAGGCCCCTGGAGGCAGCACCAGCTGAGGAACCAACACaagcacaagaagaagaagctcaACAAGAGGAAACAATCCCAAATCCACAAATTGAGCCACAGTGTCAACCTCCATTAGATCTGAAAAGTTTACATTTGGAGCGAATGAAGAGGGAGcaacagaaaagagaagaaaatgctcagaaaaagcagcaaaacaacatcACACCAGCTCACACCCAATCATCCAAGAAGGCCAAAGGTTTGCATTAGAAACATCTAATTTGTAACTGCTTTCTTACATTTGTGCCACATGGAACTTTTGTTTAGCATCTCTTGACTCCACTCTATCATTTCTCTTCCAGGAAAGAACAGAACGAAGGCAGGCGCCTGTGACattgctgctgccgctgctccCGATGATGACTTTGACACACTTATCAGCGCTGTCATGAAGGCTGACAGTGTGTGTAGCTTTGTCAAGTGTAAAGCATCTGTGCTAACCCTTGGACAGCTTTGCCTTTTTTGCAACAGACAGTACTGTCTCAGTCATCATATACCAGAGGTATATATATGATGGTTTGTGTTTTATAGTAGACTATGTATGTGTGATTCATGAGATACGCTAATGCAACTGATAACGAAAATGTGTGAGCATAAgttacagctttgttttaaaggagagggaggggtgaggggtcGGGTATTCAGTTGGTTACAATCTGCTttttcaccactagatgccactaaatcccaCATACTGGTGCTTTAAGAAAATGGTGGTGTAtgaagttttatgtttttttctacaaatCTAATCATCATGTTGTAAACCCTTTTTTAGGTTCACGGCTGTGGCGATAAAGCCAAGTCTCATGCTCGGATGAGAATCAGCAAAGAAGGCGTTCTTTATGCTGGCAGTGGGAAGAAAGACAAATCCATGGATCCCAATAAGAAAGCTTATCTGCAAAGAAAACTGGACTCTAAACTGAAAGATATGGCATCACAAAGgaaaccaaaaaacaaagagaaggacAGTTAATTGTCACCAAATCAATGTTATAATTTAacagaagattaaaaaaaatgttgtatgtAAATTGTCTCATTGTCTTTTTCAATTATAATAACATATAATTATACACACATTTTGCTACTCTGACTTTCATTGGATACAGCATGGTATTGTACAGTTTGCCATTGAAAGTCATATATGAATCATGGATTCCTCAATATTTAAATAATGTACCTAGTCTTAAAAGCTATAACACCCTCTTAATATGAAACACAGAGTCCTCTTTATCTATGGAGAGATGCATCTGCTCTATAAAGGTTTATTCTACATTCACTGTAATGGTCAGAGGACAGATTTTCAGTGAGCTGGAGATCTTTCCCCCCTCATACAATCcaggggagagaaaggggaaaatCTTCTCTGTAAATCTGTCCTTGAATGTGTGTATTGTTATTAAATCAGCAGCGCTGATGAACACTACCTTTCCTTTGTCACAGTCCAGCTCTACAGTAATCCTCTCAGGCTTCTGCTTCAACATGAGCTTGGTGCGAGGTGAGGTCTGAGCCCAGTAGGAATCTCCATTGCACAAGCCAATCACCCAGAAACCCTCGGCAGGGTTGAGGAAGATGGTGCTCTTCCTTTGGATGGACTCTCGGGCCACTCCGATGTACCAGTTTTTGCTTTGGCCCACCTCTACGGTCCAGCTGTGCTTTCCAGATGTGAAGCCAGTTGCTCCCAGCACACTCAAACGGCTGGTGCAGCGTTCAGGGTTGTCAGGTAGGAGCTGCTTACTGCTGTATTGCACACTGGTCAGCTCCTCAGAGAACTTTAAATTGGAATGGGCTGTGTTTGGGTCCAGAGTGACGGGAACTGAAAGTGTAAACAAAGTCAAGTAGATTAAAAATAATTCCTTAACAGTAAACTTTAACACTCAGGCAACCAGGCCATTGTCTGTTCACCCACCATATTTGACAATATTGGCCATCTTCTTCCAAATTTCAAACTTGAGTGATCCCAGATGCTTTGCAGAGTTTATCAGGATGTCTCTGACACACTCGGGCTCTTGAAGGGTGCATTTGACTCTAAAACGTATTGAAATGATTGCAATAATTGATGACTGTCTAGTGGAGACATGGAGTTAGAGCTAATTTTAGCAGATAGTGGGTAATGCataccttttctttgtctgcttgTAGTCCTGTAGTTGAAGAAAGAAAGTGGAGAAATACATGTAATTAATGAGGTGTTGGCTTGAAGAAACTAGCAGCATAATTATATGTACATCATATGAAAGTGCACGGCTTCTGAAAGTCAGCATAAATGACGTGTCTGTTGTTTGGAATATCCTCATTGATTTGAATTGGATAGACAAAATAATCGGAACACCTTATAGTATAACAGTGCAGATGGAGATGCTAATCAGCCTGGAAGGGCTGGATTATTTACCACACCTGTCGTCAAGCCTATTTGTATACATATGTTGATATGGTGACCAATTTTAACATCTAGACCTGAGGAAGAGCTGCCCAGGAGTAAAACACTGTCCATTCAAAAAAGGTTGTGGTTTGGAATTAGTGTTAAGGCATTTCTCTTCACCAAGGCTTAAAGAAATAGCCATAATGTTGTGTGAATAATAGCTGTAAAAGTACCTGTAAAAATGGTAAATCCTTTGCTCTGAGGGCAGTCTCAATATCActgatggtggaggagagggtTTTGATCTGgtctttgatgtttttcagcttttcacacATCACCTGGGTCTtaacttcctcttcctgtttgaGCACCTTCAATCTAGTGCTTTCCTCCTCCCAAAGGAACAGGTGCAGCTTCTGAAACTCCTCCTTAATTGCATTCTCATTTTGTTGTGCTTGAGTCTGTAAAATTGAGTAAGGTTATTTATTGCAGTACCACAAAAGGAATGTGTGCTGTGTTGAGTGGATTCAAATCACACTCTGAGCACAAAACCTCCATAAATACTGAAAGTGTGAGTAGAGGTACAACACAGCAGATATGTCCAGAATATGTCCAGAATGATGgacacaatgtgttttttcttttttttttttctttttttttttttttttacctgtatGTAGGTTTTTGTTTCCTCCCAGTGTTCTTTTGTCTTGTTAAGTATTCTGAGTTTTTTTCTTAAGGACTCCAGTGAGGTCGAAATTTCTATCTGAAATGTTCACAgaagaaatgtaattttaaaatgtagaaCTGAAACATTTAGTCAATTGACAGCAAGGTGACTGGCAAATATCTTAATAATCAATGTTCGTCTCAGTGcctcattattatcattattatttcaacCGGGGCCGGATCTATGCAGGGGCAAGAGCCCCCCAACAAATGTCTTGCCCCCTCAAATCAAAACTTTATAAGTTTAGAAAACTAATTTTAATAGATTATCCAAACAAAGAATGTCTTACACGTTAACGTAATTAATGGCAGtagtttaaaagtaaaaaaaaagtattaacgATTTCAGCGTTTAATACTCTCTTATTTTATGGATCCATTCATTGTTGGTTGCTGTTGTCATATGCACAAAGATATCCATGGTTTAAAGCCAGGCTAGTCACGTTTAAGTTTTATTATACATCCATGAAGTCCGCTAGAATAGCACTCACGAACGAGCCGCGCCAGGGCCAGGACATAGCCAGGACGCGATTCACTCGCTCTCGTAACCCAGAGGCATGACGAGAATAACACTACTGCGCATATTCAGTGGGCCGAATTACGCGGAAATAAACCCGGAAGACAGACATTTTGCGGCGTATGCGCCAGGTGAGCAACTCTGTAGGAAGTTCACgcaggaaataaatgaaatgatgattcAGTTTGGAAGAAAGGGAAAGTGAACATCAGTGCTTAACGCATCTTAAAATGGGAGAGAGTGATAAGGGGAGGAAAGTGTTATTCCACTGTGACTCGACTTGATAGAAGGAGCTCAGAGGCGGAGAAACAAAGTcaaaaaaactgattaaaaccAACACTTGAGCCgttgcctcggtttgtcagtactgttaGAAAACTTAATTATCGAAGCCTGGAAGCTAAAACAAGCcttggagctgctttttgtcgaacacgagtgaggctggacgctgaacacacctgtggCACGAAGGTAAGGCAGTTAGCGggtagcattagcattagcattaccgTGTAATGATATCGCTTAAATCCATTTCAGCCGTTTATATTGCGTGGGTAAGAGTGCGTTTGTGTTTCCCTGACTGAGGTGTCCCTggcatgagttgtggacccccaacATGGACGGGTAAAAACACAACGAGCTCTTcatagtctgtttaaatccctgttgtaattgtttacaATCACTTTACCGATATTTTGCATCTCTTGGtaactttgtgttccatcctggtcattttaactcagtttatagcggtctatcatgttgtcatcgttttgtgtgtatttgtggtcattttgtattatattgcgtctgtacctggctgcttttGCCGAAAACTCAAGCTTTTGATAACCCATGCATGAGACCCCTAAAATAGGTCTGACACAGGTCTGATGCATGTGCAAAGTCTAGTGagtttttaaacagtaaaaataagatgtaatataaaagcaatgcagaagtaagaagaatccaaaatagaaggaaaaatatcatgttatagtaagacattaaaaatgtcaccGTATAGAAcgtggtcaaaaatgtcaaagcacAGTAAGGcataaacatgtcaaaaataCCATACTATAGTTGGGTATAAAAAtgttatctcaaggaaatttaaatcgagcgcaactggacttagtctagtctaggaagacgtttcacccctatccaagaggcttcttcagttcctGCACGCATCTGAtcaggctgggactggtccaactaAACTTTGGTGTGGAGACCCAGGCATTTAACCTCTGTGAGGGCTTTCACAAgactgatgatgtcatggatCCTTTGTGCTCCATGTGCCAACAACAGTCGTTAGGGTGACAGTCGTTGGTAGAAAAGTTAGTTTCGACTTCGTTAGTGCCCCATGTcttcctagactacaactaagtccagttgtgttcgatttaaatttccttgagataactatgacctggatgaatgaaaatattcacagGCTCGcgtataaaaatgttttgttaaatgttcagtttcagttgtaatgttgaatagatttctgtattttcatggTAAAACTATTgctgaggaataggtagtagtgtattgatcattttcctttgtatgtttctctttgattccctccaggtgtcaccactttgtccacaacatcatccacgatcgcagagacatggtccatgatcggagagacattgttgaggatgagggagacattgtccacgatcagagacattgtccatgatcgcagagaccttgtcaaagacgagagagacgttgtccgtgatcagagacattgttcatgcttcgtagagaccttgcgatagaatcggcggagacgggggtcaccgatttgacggcattgcccgcgatcagggacattgtcgatgaccacagagacaccgtctatgatctcagagacatcgtccacgatcacaaagacatagtccatgatcgcagagacattgtccataatctcagagacattgtccgcgatcacagagacgtagtccaagatcacagagagtctttatacaatgaagaagttctttcagaccaagacagaggcctccaggtaattcacaaacagctttacatcaactgtccaacacagagcactgtttagtaaggcatcaaaaatgttcaaaaaacgtcatagtataataaggcatcaaaaaatgtcatagtacagtaaggcgtcaaaaaatcaaaaaatgtcatattaaggcatcaaaaatggtcaaaaaatgtcatagtattgaaaggtgtcaaaaatgatcaaaaaatgtgatagtataataaggtgtgaaaaaatgacatagtatagtaaggagtcagaaatggtcaaaaaatctcatagtatagtaaggtgtcagaaatggtcagaaaatgttaaatgttcggattcagctgtaatgttgaatatttatctgtgttttcatgattaaactgttgctgaggaataggtagtagtgtattgatcattttcctttgtatgtttctctttgattccctccaggtgtcaccactttgtccacatcatcatccacgatcgcagagacatggtccatgatcggagagacattgttgaggatgagggagacatcgtccacgatcagagacattgtccatgatcgcagagaccttgtcaaagacg
Above is a window of Lates calcarifer isolate ASB-BC8 linkage group LG10, TLL_Latcal_v3, whole genome shotgun sequence DNA encoding:
- the LOC108886664 gene encoding zinc-binding protein A33; the protein is MAATSSPSEEDLLCPQCSEIYCVPVLLKCGHNICRVCLQKFWEWKGCRECPVCRAVSVPGRPPINLALKIAADEYQVLRSSRNQEVCLLHNEKLKIFCQNDEEPICLVCQTSKQHKVHECCPVEEAAQQKKIEISTSLESLRKKLRILNKTKEHWEETKTYIQTQAQQNENAIKEEFQKLHLFLWEEESTRLKVLKQEEEVKTQVMCEKLKNIKDQIKTLSSTISDIETALRAKDLPFLQDYKQTKKRVKCTLQEPECVRDILINSAKHLGSLKFEIWKKMANIVKYVPVTLDPNTAHSNLKFSEELTSVQYSSKQLLPDNPERCTSRLSVLGATGFTSGKHSWTVEVGQSKNWYIGVARESIQRKSTIFLNPAEGFWVIGLCNGDSYWAQTSPRTKLMLKQKPERITVELDCDKGKVVFISAADLITIHTFKDRFTEKIFPFLSPGLYEGGKISSSLKICPLTITVNVE